A single Phoenix dactylifera cultivar Barhee BC4 chromosome 1, palm_55x_up_171113_PBpolish2nd_filt_p, whole genome shotgun sequence DNA region contains:
- the LOC103702663 gene encoding zinc finger protein STOP1 homolog, which translates to MDPKLRISSEALAKSSCQMMGDPSRNFNLGQPFIQFNPTNLCYGGGPEQTFPEFTPTPDTETHGLYQPEPQVNSANQFKPSPNVDTAILDWDPRLILSNLSFLEQKIHQVQAIVQSIINQEGRLSNRANEMVAQQQLVTADLTSIIIQLISTAGSLLPSIKNTLVSTNPSASRLGSVIGATPSFGLNVSQQQNAVVPMEVPKASACDKLIDNLNTNSCGKEGSELIKGLHGYGNEDVELIKCVKSCDGEGTELAPLEDHDVKDSDDGVDGENLPPGSYELLQLEKEEILAPHTHFCVICGKGFKRDANLRMHMRGHGDEYKTPAALAKPNKELTSEPALIKRYSCPFVGCKRNKEHKKFQPLKTILCVKNHFKRSHCDKSYTCSRCNTKKFSVIADLKTHEKHCGRDKWLCSCGTTFSRKDKLFGHVALFQGHTPVLAVDDAKVSGTSDQARANEVMNGMVGTLEYNFAGSNLDDVQNLNIKGVDSGRGCFSPMNFDACNFGGLDEFLRPASEVSESPFSFLPFGSSNLIQGSGQN; encoded by the coding sequence ATGGATCCCAAGCTGAGAATAAGTTCAGAAGCACTGGCAAAATCGTCTTGCCAGATGATGGGAGACCCATCAAGAAATTTCAATCTGGGCCAGCCATTTATCCAATTCAACCCAACCAATCTATGTTATGGTGGTGGACCTGAACAAACCTTCCCAGAATTTACCCCTACTCCAGACACCGAAACTCATGGCTTATATCAACCAGAGCCTCAGGTAAATAGTGCAAATCAATTCAAACCAAGTCCAAATGTCGATACTGCAATTCTGGATTGGGATCCGAGATTGATACTGAGCAACCTCTCCTTCCTCGAGCAAAAGATCCACCAAGTTCAAGCTATAGTACAGTCGATCATTAACCAGGAAGGTCGGCTCTCCAACCGAGCTAACGAAATGGTGGCTCAGCAGCAGCTTGTGACAGCAGATTTGACTAGCATCATAATTCAGTTGATCTCAACAGCaggttctcttcttccttccatcAAGAATACACTTGTCTCAACTAATCCTTCAGCCAGTCGGTTGGGCAGCGTCATCGGTGCTACCCCTAGCTTTGGCTTAAATGTTAGTCAGCAACAGAATGCGGTCGTACCTATGGAGGTACCCAAGGCTTCAGCATGTGATAAGCTGATCGATAATTTAAATACAAATAGTTGTGGGAAAGAAGGCAGTGAGCTGATCAAAGGTTTGCATGGTTATGGGAATGAAGATGTTGAGCTGATCAAATGTGTGAAAAGTTGTGATGGTGAGGGAACCGAGCTTGCTCCTCTTGAAGACCATGATGTGAAGGACAGTGATGATGGTGTTGATGGAGAAAACCTTCCCCCTGGTTCTTATGAACTCTTGCAGTTGGAGAAGGAGGAAATTTTAGCACCACATACCCACTTCTGTGTGATATGTGGAAAGGGATTCAAGAGAGATGCGAACCTAAGGATGCACATGAGGGGCCATGGAGATGAATACAAGACTCCAGCCGCCCTTGCCAAGCCTAACAAGGAATTAACCTCAGAACCAGCACTCATAAAGAGATACTCATGCCCCTTTGTAGGGTGCAAGAGGAACAAGGAGCACAAGAAGTTCCAACCTCTCAAGACAATTCTCTGTGTGAAAAACCATTTCAAGAGAAGCCACTGTGACAAGAGTTATACCTGCAGTAGATGCAATACCAAGAAGTTTTCAGTCATTGCAGACTTGAAAACTCATGAGAAGCATTGTGGTCGTGACAAATGGCTATGTTCCTGTGGAACAACATTCTCAAGGAAGGATAAGTTGTTCGGGCATGTTGCTTTATTCCAGGGCCACACACCTGTTCTTGCAGTGGATGATGCCAAGGTTTCAGGAACATCGGATCAAGCACGGGCCAATGAAGTGATGAATGGTATGGTGGGAACTTTGGAGTATAACTTTGCTGGGAGCAACTTGGATGATGTCCAGAATCTCAATATTAAAGGTGTTGATAGTGGTCGGGGCTGTTTCTCTCCTATGAACTTTGATGCCTGTAACTTTGGAGGACTTGATGAGTTCCTACGTCCTGCATCTGAGGTCTCTGAAAGTCCgttctcctttcttccttttggtTCAAGTAATTTAATTCAAGGAAGTGGACAAAACTGA
- the LOC103702664 gene encoding phospholipase ABHD3, with amino-acid sequence MACSIAVEELSAAELLLRAAAMVPTSHYLLAGLLLLVVFLYNFIECHLVGDLIRGCRGGPVSLTFDPASKIYEGVVSKCRILHGRYLATPWLASPHFQTAFLNFFGNPPVFNYRRQLFSVYDGGTIALDWLFPSDVAGGFTDTSRIIPKDDITPIVVVVPGLTSDSLSAYVKHFAHAIAKEGWNVVVSNHRGLAGISLTSDCFYNAGWTEDVREVVNYLHREYPKAPLFAVGTSIGANILVKYLGEDGENTPIAGAASICSPWDLVVCDRFITRKLVQRFYDRALTTGLKGYARLHQPILTRLANWEGIRKSRSVRDFDNHATCLVGKFETVDTYYRRCSSANYVGNVSVPLLCISALDDPVCTKEAIPWDECRANKNIVLATTAQGGHLAYFKGLTAHSLWWVGAVHEFLNVLHCSPFMHGQKKTLHPGLHSSLESSIDKSPYVNIMEDGMVAAMKNEGAGSSNTLDLPGDKINHDMKSENDSAVSDQREPITEACTDPVHEVFPSVEKAENESYSNIHDATAPMKRSINQLSRRFGTSIWLLAYIAITTSWPLVGTLLNIFRRKFKGSLPASLLRR; translated from the exons ATGGCGTGCTCGATCGCCGTCGAGGAGCTTTCCGccgcggagctcctcctccgggCCGCGGCGATGGTGCCGACGTCCCACTACCTCTTggccggcctcctcctcctcgtagTTTTCCTCTACAACTTCATCGAGTGTCACCTCGTCGGCGACCTCATTCGTGGGTGCAGGGGCGGTCCGGTGAGCCTTACTTTCGACCCGGCGTCCAAGATCTACGAGGGGGTCGTCTCCAAGTGTCGGATCCTTCACGGAAG GTACTTGGCCACACCGTGGCTCGCGAGCCCCCATTTCCAGACTGCGTTTCTGAATTTCTTCGGGAATCCTCCGGTTTTTAACTACAGAAG GCAGTTATTCTCTGTATATGATGGTGGAACTATTGCTTTAGATTGGTTGTTTCCTTCTGATG TTGCAGGAGGTTTTACTGATACCTCCAGGATCATTCCTAAAGATGATATAACACCTATTGTAGTTGTGGTCCCTGGACTGACTAGCGATTCTCTTTCTGCG TATGTAAAACATTTTGCCCATGCAATAGCAAAAGAGGGATGGAATGTTGTTGTTAGCAACCATCGAGGCCTGGCTGGCATCTCCCTGACA TCTGATTGCTTCTATAATGCTGGATGGACGGAAGATGTTCGAGAAGTTGTTAACTATCTTCATCGAGAATATCCAAAGGCTCCTCTTTTTGCTGTTGGGACGAGTATTGGCGCCAATATTCTG GTCAAATATCTTGGAGAAGATGGGGAAAATACGCCTATTGCTGGTGCTGCATCTATTTGCTCTCCTTGGGATCTGGTG GTTTGTGACAGGTTCATTACTCGCAAGCTTGTGCAACGGTTTTATGACAGAGCTCTTACAACTGGTCTTAAGGGTTATGCTCGATT ACATCAACCTATCTTAACTCGTCTTGCAAACTGGGAAGGCATTCGAAAG TCCCGCTCTGTCCGAGACTTTGACAACCATGCCACTTGCCTTGTTGGAAAATTTGAG ACAGTGGATACATACTATCGCCGCTGTAGCAGTGCTAATTATGTTGGGAATGTATCAGTGCCACTGCTTTGCATCAGTGCTTTGGATGATCCAGTCTGTACAAAGGAGGCAATTCCTTGGGATGAGTGCAG AGCGAACAAAAACATTGTTTTGGCAACAACAGCTCAGGGTGGACATCTTGCATATTTTAAAGGACTAACTGCACATAGCTTATG GTGGGTGGGAGCTGTCCATGAGTTTCTTAATGTTCTACACTGCAGCCCGTTCATGCATGGCCAGAAAAAG ACATTACATCCTGGCTTGCATTCTTCTCTGGAATCGTCCATTGATAAGAGCCCATATGTAAATATCATGGAAGATGGAATGGTTGCTGCAATGAAGAATGAAGGAGCAGGTTCCAGCAATACCCTGGACTTGCCAGGTGATAAGATAAATCATGACATGAAATCTGAGAACGACTCTGCAGTTTCTGACCAAAGAGAACCAATAACAGAAGCATGCACGGATCCTGTTCATGAGGTTTTCCCTTCAGTTGAGAAGGCAGAGAATGAGAGTTATTCCAATATCCACGATGCGACTGCTCCAATGAAGAGATCCATAAACCAGCTGTCACGACGTTTTGGAACATCAATATGGTTGCTCGCATACATTGCCATCACGACAAGCTGGCCTCTGGTTGGCACTCTCCTTAATATCTTCAGGAGGAAATTTAAGGGTTCTTTGCCAGCATCTTTGCTTAGAAGATAA
- the LOC103702666 gene encoding NAC domain-containing protein 30-like, with amino-acid sequence MELESCVPPGFRFHPTEEELVGYYLARKVASQKIDIEVIRDVDLYRMEPWDLQVGFKYGDEEQAEWYFFSYKDRKYPSGTRTNRATAAGFWKATGRDKPVLSKSRVIGMRKTLVFYKGRAPNGRKTDWIMHEYRLQSTEHGPIQEEGWVVCRAFRKPSPNQRQCFNNYDPTYYNNNILDAQYGLESLVNVTRPTRFMESYPGGNLQEQPTGCVGESRNTLLNHVLELPQLDSPSLSTSLSTKECFEPNVASDEEHAVKRSDCEGQLIDWKFLDKLLSSQLNEAASSSMPVVPVNYDGGAQSQGDHFLELFDSS; translated from the exons ATGGAGTTGGAGTCTTGTGTCCCGCCAGGCTTCAGATTCCATCCAACAGAGGAAGAACTTGTGGGGTATTATCTTGCAAGGAAGGTTGCTTCACAAAAGATTGATATAGAGGTTATTCGAGACGTCGATCTGTACCGAATGGAGCCATGGGATCTCCAAG TTGGATTCAAGTATGGTGACGAAGAACAAGCGGAGTGGTACTTCTTCAGCTATAAAGATAGAAAGTACCCAAGTGGAACACGTACCAATAGAGCCACTGCTGCTGGATTTTGGAAGGCAACTGGTCGAGACAAGCCAGTACTTTCAAAGTCTAGAGTTATAGGGATGAGGAAGACACTAGTGTTCTATAAAGGACGCGCTCCAAATGGGAGAAAAACTGATTGGATCATGCATGAGTATCGTCTTCAATCAACCGAACATGGACCGATTCAG GAAGAAGGATGGGTTGTATGCCGAGCATTTAGAAAACCGAGTCCCAATCAAAGGCAGTGCTTCAACAATTATGATCCTACATACTACAACAACAATATTCTTGATGCACAGTATGGACTAGAATCACTTGTAAATGTTACTAGGCCAACGCGTTTCATGGAATCCTATCCGGGAGGCAATCTCCAAGAACAACCTACTGGGTGTGTGGGGGAATCAAGGAACACTCTCCTCAACCATGTTCTTGAGCTTCCACAGCTAGATAGTCCAAGCTTATCGACAAGTTTATCCACCAAAGAATGCTTTGAGCCGAATGTCGCGAGTGATGAAGAGCATGCGGTCAAGAGAAGCGACTGCGAGGGGCAACTAATCGATTGGAAGTTCTTGGACAAGTTGCTCTCGTCGCAGTTAAATGAAGCAGCTTCTTCAAGTATGCCGGTTGTTCCAGTGAATTATGATGGAGGTGCTCAAAGCCAAGGTGATCATTTCCTTGAGCTGTTTGATAGCTCGTAG